The Sphaeramia orbicularis chromosome 18, fSphaOr1.1, whole genome shotgun sequence genome contains a region encoding:
- the caap1 gene encoding caspase activity and apoptosis inhibitor 1 — protein MLKKKSSSSEKKRKHSQPEERHENSKRRSESNMEDSKDELADPELDRIGSDIEEGGLDLSLLFQPITAYVSDKREMLDQCFRVLGEKKLRKMLPDELKDCTLEEIKKLCWDQLEPVTEKTLIQILAGEELTSTNATGIKEETLESQQDNNVDSTSCLKETTKTEEPKQEAGVSSEESDVLSINADTYDSDIEGPKDDQTVKLQDGAGKGSNSSEERADPVSKPDPTKPEPKAGPEAKKDIQSDIDRSVSEILALSSASGVKEPSGTQQPSASTSPAAGAVVSGRPAAVSQPSIQQLELLELEMRARAIKALMKASDGKKACAPKNL, from the exons ATGCTCAAAAAGAAATCCAGCAgctctgaaaagaaaagaaaacactccCAGCCCGAAGAACGACATGAAAACAGCAAACGAAGAAGCGAGTCCAACATGGAG GACTCGAAGGATGAACTCGCAGACCCAGAGCTGGACAGAATCGGCAGTGACATTGAGGAGGGGGGTCTGGACCTCAGCCTTCTGTTCCAGCCGATCACTGCTTATGTCAGTGACAAGCGGGAGATGCTGGATCAGTGTTTCCGGGTTCTCGGAGAGAAGAAGCTACGGAAGATGCTGCCTGATGAGCTCAAG GATTGTACTTTAGAGGAAATCAAAAAGCTGTGTTGGGATCAACTGGAGccggtcacagagaaaactcttaTTCAGATCTTAGCAG GTGAAGAACTAACATCTACAAACGCTACTGGAATCAAAGAGGAGACATTGGAAAGCCA ACAAGATAATAATGTGGATTCTACATCTTGCCTCAAAGAAACTACAAAAACCGAGGAACCTAAGCAAG AGGCTGGCGTCTCGAGTGAGGAGAGCGACGTCCTGAGCATCAACGCAGATACTTATGACAGCGACATAGAAGGACCCAAAGATGACCAGACTGTAAAACTCCAGGACGGGGCGGGAAAAGGCAGCAACAGTAGTGAGGAGCGCGCTGACCCTGTCTCTAAACCTGACCCGACAAAGCCAGAGCCGAAGGCAGGCCCCGAGGCCAAGAAAGACATTCAAAGTGACATAGACAGAAGTGTCAGTGAGATCCTAGCGTTGTCCTCTGCTTCAGGCGTCAAAGAACCGAGTGGAACCCAGCAGCCTTCGGCCAGCACTTCACCTGCTGCAGGCGCTGTCGTTTCAGGTCGCCCCGCGGCGGTGTCTCAACCATCGATTCAACAACTAGAACTTCTGGAGCTGGAGATGAGAGCAAGGGCCATCAAGGCATTAATGAAAGCCAGTGACGGGAAAAAGGCCTGTGCACCAAAAAATTTGTAG